GGCGGGTTCTCGTCCCCGGCCGCCTCGGAGCTGCTGCAGGAGGCCGACGTCGTCCTCGGCTTCGGGGCCACCTACACGAAGTTCACCACCCGGTTCGGACGGATGTTCGCCAAGGCCCGGCACGTCGTACAGATCGACGCCGACCGGGCTCGCGTCGGCTGGAACCCCACCGTCGACCAGAGCGTGGTGGCCGACGCCCGCCTGACGGCCCGCCGCGTCACCGAGGCCCTGGAAGGCCGCGGTGTCCGCGCCACCGGCTTCCGCACGCCGGACACCGCCGACCGGATGGAACGGGGAGCCAACAACCGGCACGCCTACGAGGACGGCTCCACCGACCACGAACTCGACCCGCGAACGCTCACGAAGGCCCTCGACGAACTGCTGCCGATGGAGCGCACGGTGGCGATCGACGGGGGCCACTTCAGTGGCTGGCCGGTCCGTCATCTGCGCGTTCCCGACGTCCACGGGTGGGTGTTCGTCCAGTCGTTCCAGAGCATCGGGCTGGGACTGGCCACCGCGATCGGCGCGTCGCTGGCGAACCCGCATCGCCTCACCGTGGTCGGCGTCGGCGACGGCGGCTTCCTGATGAGCATCCCCGACCTGGAGACGGCCGTCCGGCTCGACCGGTCGATGTTGATCATCGTCTACAACGATTCCGCCTACGCGGCCGAGGTCCACCACTTCGCGCCCATGGGGATGGACACCGACATCGTCGAGTTCCCCGAGGTGGACTTCGCCGCCATGGGCCGCGGCTTCGGCACGCGCGGTGCCGTCGCCCGCCGCGTCGACGACCTCGACGCCGTCCGCGACTGGGTCGCCGAGGGCGCCCCCGGCGTGTTCGTGCTCGACGCCCGGGTCACCCGTGACGTCGTGGCGGACTGGCTCGCCGAGGCGCTCCGCGTCGAGCAGGGGTGACCATGGCTGTCGAAGCGAACACCGGAGGTACCGAGCCGATGCGGCCGGCCGAGCCGTCGTCGGCCACCGCGGGCGCCAGCGGGTCGGCGAAGGTCTGCCTCGAGCACGTCACCAAGACGTTCCCCGGCCGTCACGGCACGCTGACTGCCCTGGACGACGTCTCGCTGGACATCGGCGAGTCGGAGTTCGTCGCCATCGTCGGCCCGAGCGGTTGCGGCAAGTCGACACTGCTGCGCATGGTGGCCGGCCTTCACGAACCCACGTCGGGCTCGGTGACGATCGAACAGTCGGCGGCCGGCCGCCCTCAGAGCGCGATGGTGTTCCAGGAGCACGCGCTGTTTCCTTGGCTGTCCGTGCGCGACAACGTGACGTTCGGACCGCGCAATCGCGGCATCGGGAAGGCCGAGGCGGCCGAACTCGCCGACGAGCAACTGACACGGCTCGGCCTGTCCCGGTTCGGTGACTACTACCCGGCCCAGTTGTCCGGCGGCATGAAGCAGCGCGTCGGCATCGCCCGCGCGCTGGCGCAGGACGCCGAGATCCTGCTCATGGACGAACCGCTGGGGGCGCTGGACGCCCAGACGCGAACCCTGCTGCAGGAGCAGATCCTCGAGCTTCGCCAGCAGAGCCAGCCGACCGTGATGTAC
This genomic interval from Egicoccus sp. AB-alg2 contains the following:
- a CDS encoding thiamine pyrophosphate-binding protein, with product TTGARDVHDASHTTIARAIATHYQQAGIRRCFGVIGSTNFEITRGLVDHGVEFVAARHETNAVVMAQAWTQATGEISVVSLHTGPGLTNGLTGIGEAAKSRTPMVVLVGDVARGAVESPFFMDQATVVQSVGAEAQRLHGPRTALQDAARALELARRERRTVVLSLPLDIQGMPEDQARPVAGRPLRDLPPLEPAAEDVEVLADLLAGAERPVVLAGLGAVLADARDDLIALADRSGALLATTARAHGLFAGQPWSVGISGGFSSPAASELLQEADVVLGFGATYTKFTTRFGRMFAKARHVVQIDADRARVGWNPTVDQSVVADARLTARRVTEALEGRGVRATGFRTPDTADRMERGANNRHAYEDGSTDHELDPRTLTKALDELLPMERTVAIDGGHFSGWPVRHLRVPDVHGWVFVQSFQSIGLGLATAIGASLANPHRLTVVGVGDGGFLMSIPDLETAVRLDRSMLIIVYNDSAYAAEVHHFAPMGMDTDIVEFPEVDFAAMGRGFGTRGAVARRVDDLDAVRDWVAEGAPGVFVLDARVTRDVVADWLAEALRVEQG
- a CDS encoding ABC transporter ATP-binding protein, whose protein sequence is MAVEANTGGTEPMRPAEPSSATAGASGSAKVCLEHVTKTFPGRHGTLTALDDVSLDIGESEFVAIVGPSGCGKSTLLRMVAGLHEPTSGSVTIEQSAAGRPQSAMVFQEHALFPWLSVRDNVTFGPRNRGIGKAEAAELADEQLTRLGLSRFGDYYPAQLSGGMKQRVGIARALAQDAEILLMDEPLGALDAQTRTLLQEQILELRQQSQPTVMYVTHAIDEAVFLADRVVLMTARPGRIKEEIHLDFPLSRGPELRGTPEFARLTQEIWDHLRDEVRAAMVGEDEA